One genomic region from Nitrospirota bacterium encodes:
- a CDS encoding ABC transporter ATP-binding protein, with amino-acid sequence MPPIVQVRNLTKQFGDFTAVDGISFDIRQGEILGLLGPNGAGKTTTIQMLLGLITPTAGSIRMFGLDFTTHREEILQQVNFSSTYISMPFSLTVEENLRVVARLYGLANVERRIDDVVKKLEMESFRSKLTRRLSSGQMTRLTLAKAILTEPKILFLDEPTASLDPDIAHKTRSLLREIRTATGLTMLYTSHNMREMEEMSDRIIFLQRGKIVAEGTAEEIVIRFGQSDLEEVFLKLAREQ; translated from the coding sequence ATGCCGCCCATCGTCCAGGTTAGGAATCTCACCAAGCAGTTCGGCGACTTCACCGCCGTCGACGGAATCTCGTTCGATATTCGGCAGGGCGAAATTCTCGGACTGTTGGGGCCTAATGGAGCGGGCAAAACCACCACGATCCAGATGCTGCTGGGGTTGATCACTCCCACAGCCGGCTCGATCCGTATGTTCGGCCTGGACTTCACGACGCACCGAGAGGAGATCCTCCAGCAAGTCAACTTTTCCTCGACCTACATCTCCATGCCTTTCTCGCTCACAGTGGAGGAAAACCTCCGCGTGGTCGCCAGACTGTACGGTCTGGCGAACGTCGAACGGCGCATCGACGACGTGGTCAAGAAACTGGAGATGGAAAGCTTTCGCAGCAAGTTGACCAGACGCCTGTCCTCCGGCCAGATGACCCGCCTCACGCTGGCCAAGGCGATCCTGACGGAACCGAAGATTCTTTTCCTGGATGAGCCGACGGCCAGCCTGGACCCCGACATCGCCCACAAGACCCGCAGCCTGCTGAGGGAAATCCGCACCGCGACCGGCCTGACCATGCTTTATACCTCCCACAACATGCGGGAAATGGAAGAGATGTCCGACCGGATCATCTTCCTCCAGCGCGGAAAGATCGTCGCCGAAGGCACCGCGGAGGAAATCGTGATCCGCTTCGGACAGTCGGACCTGGAAGAAGTGTTTTTGAAGTTGGCGAGGGAGCAATAG
- the mobB gene encoding molybdopterin-guanine dinucleotide biosynthesis protein B — MSIPILCFVGRSNSGKTTLIERVIPELVRAGYRVATVKHAGHGFDLDTEGKDSWRHKRAGASAVIVLSKGSLAMFADVSDQIKVEEIRDRFLDHAIDLVIAEGWKSEGYPKIVVVRDQLGEVPVSPEGLLAVVSNKPVDPPAPIPVFDPDDVAGVAALIVRHFPKRESHET; from the coding sequence ATGTCCATCCCGATTCTCTGCTTTGTGGGCCGGTCGAACAGCGGCAAGACCACCTTGATTGAACGGGTCATTCCCGAATTGGTCCGCGCCGGCTATCGGGTTGCGACCGTCAAACACGCCGGTCACGGTTTCGATCTGGACACGGAGGGCAAGGACAGTTGGCGGCACAAACGGGCCGGCGCGAGCGCCGTGATCGTGCTGTCCAAAGGCAGCCTCGCGATGTTTGCGGACGTCTCCGACCAGATCAAGGTCGAGGAGATCCGCGACCGTTTTCTCGACCACGCCATCGACCTTGTCATTGCCGAAGGGTGGAAGAGCGAGGGCTATCCGAAGATCGTCGTGGTGCGGGATCAACTGGGCGAGGTCCCGGTATCGCCCGAAGGGCTGCTGGCGGTGGTGTCGAACAAACCGGTGGATCCGCCGGCGCCGATTCCCGTGTTCGATCCCGACGACGTCGCCGGCGTCGCCGCGCTCATCGTTCGGCACTTCCCCAAACGCGAGTCGCATGAGACCTAA
- a CDS encoding NapC/NirT family cytochrome c translates to MRPKSRAIVIMAIVAGAVALGGVAIPLTNHPKFCASCHNIKPSYESWVQSSHKDVTCVDCHVRPGVEGWLLDKAWAGTKDVAIYLFGTPTDPHNLQAKVDSGVCIGCHRHILRVSEVAPRDLPPPVKDVGLVMSHRRHMEAFAKRGLGEGCTTCHSGVVHDKPIKGYPIVIPRGHVKADSQPWYPDHPEGSYLRTRALADCFRCHDGKTPYEGKILSQRCETCHIPEKVGELLFN, encoded by the coding sequence ATGAGACCTAAGTCCCGGGCCATTGTGATCATGGCGATCGTCGCCGGCGCAGTGGCCTTGGGCGGAGTGGCGATCCCGCTAACCAATCATCCAAAGTTCTGCGCGAGCTGCCACAACATCAAGCCCTCCTACGAGAGTTGGGTCCAGTCGTCCCATAAAGACGTCACCTGTGTGGATTGTCATGTGCGCCCTGGAGTCGAGGGTTGGCTGCTGGACAAAGCCTGGGCGGGGACCAAGGATGTCGCCATTTATCTGTTCGGGACGCCGACCGATCCCCATAATCTTCAGGCCAAGGTCGATTCCGGTGTCTGCATCGGGTGCCACCGGCATATCTTGCGTGTGTCCGAAGTCGCGCCGCGCGATCTTCCGCCGCCGGTGAAGGATGTGGGACTCGTGATGAGCCACCGAAGGCACATGGAGGCCTTCGCCAAACGGGGCTTGGGGGAAGGCTGCACCACCTGCCATTCCGGGGTCGTGCATGACAAGCCGATCAAAGGCTATCCCATCGTGATCCCCCGCGGGCACGTCAAAGCCGACAGCCAGCCCTGGTATCCCGATCACCCCGAGGGGTCTTATCTCCGCACGCGGGCGCTCGCAGATTGCTTCCGCTGTCACGACGGGAAGACCCCCTACGAAGGCAAAATCCTCAGCCAAAGGTGCGAGACCTGCCATATTCCGGAGAAGGTCGGAGAACTGCTGTTTAATTGA
- a CDS encoding ABC transporter permease — MKIHRIIALITRHLYLYRRSLPRLMEIFYWPFLDLVVWGFITVYLTQFQGQLPGVITFFLGALILWDVLFRSQQGITISFLEEIWARNLMNLFASPLKPSEFLAATMAMSVFKVTAVSCVMIVCALLFYSYNVFVIGLWLLPFVLNLIVAGWIIGVLTTSLIMRFGQEAEVLAWGMVFLFQPISCVFYPMDVLPGWLKALAWANPAAHVFEGMRGVLHHAAPPLTNLAWATGLNLFYLVVMIAWFHHTFNVCKERGLLVRVGE; from the coding sequence ATGAAGATTCACCGCATCATCGCTCTGATCACCCGGCATCTGTACTTGTACCGGCGCAGCCTGCCCCGGTTGATGGAGATTTTCTACTGGCCCTTTCTGGATCTCGTGGTCTGGGGCTTCATCACCGTCTATCTGACGCAGTTTCAAGGCCAGTTGCCGGGCGTCATCACCTTCTTTCTGGGCGCCTTGATTCTCTGGGACGTCCTGTTCCGCTCGCAGCAGGGCATCACCATCTCGTTCCTCGAGGAGATTTGGGCCAGAAATCTCATGAATCTTTTCGCCAGCCCGCTCAAACCCAGCGAGTTTTTGGCGGCGACCATGGCGATGAGCGTCTTCAAAGTGACGGCGGTCTCCTGCGTGATGATCGTCTGCGCGCTGCTGTTCTATTCGTACAACGTGTTCGTCATCGGGTTGTGGCTGCTCCCTTTCGTGCTCAATCTCATCGTGGCGGGATGGATCATCGGCGTACTGACCACGTCGCTCATCATGCGTTTCGGTCAGGAAGCGGAAGTGCTGGCGTGGGGCATGGTGTTTTTGTTCCAGCCCATCTCCTGCGTATTCTATCCGATGGATGTCCTGCCGGGCTGGCTGAAAGCCCTGGCCTGGGCCAACCCTGCGGCGCACGTCTTCGAGGGCATGCGCGGCGTGTTACACCACGCCGCGCCTCCGCTCACCAATCTCGCCTGGGCGACCGGCCTCAATCTCTTCTATCTCGTCGTGATGATCGCCTGGTTCCATCACACGTTCAATGTCTGCAAAGAACGGGGGCTGTTGGTCAGAGTCGGCGAGTAG
- the glp gene encoding gephyrin-like molybdotransferase Glp: MQGLTPLHEAQKVVLEATAPLGLEKVPILDALGRVLGEDIIAERDNPPWDNSAMDGFAVRWEDIKQEHAIAKPVTLKVIEDVPAGKTPTQTVGPGQAIRIMTGAPIPKGADTVIKVEDTEHTPDSVKVFKPEVRGANIRPQGEDVKKGDCIIAKGTQIRPAEAGMLAILAKSFVLVCQRPRVAILSTGDELADLDERFSEDKIINSNSYGIAAAVQEAGGIPILLGIAKDQPAALKEKISHGLNAEILVLSGGVSMGDYDFTKAVFKDLGAEMNFWKLAIRPGQPLAFGKIQGKLAFGLPGNPVSSMVTFEQLVRPAILKMGGHRSYGRPVVQAVFQEKFSKKPDRRHFLRGILTREDGVFKVRTTGDQGSGILTSMVKANCLIDVPVEVERLNPGDTVSVQLLSGQMWLREGETPAAAGGRQSCC; this comes from the coding sequence ATGCAAGGCCTGACACCGTTACATGAAGCGCAAAAGGTGGTGCTCGAGGCGACCGCGCCGCTCGGCTTGGAGAAGGTCCCCATCCTGGACGCGCTGGGCCGTGTGCTCGGCGAGGACATCATCGCGGAGCGTGACAATCCGCCGTGGGACAATTCGGCGATGGACGGCTTCGCGGTACGATGGGAAGATATCAAGCAGGAGCATGCCATCGCTAAACCGGTCACGCTGAAAGTGATCGAGGACGTACCGGCGGGCAAGACGCCGACTCAGACCGTCGGGCCCGGGCAGGCGATCCGCATCATGACGGGTGCACCGATCCCGAAGGGAGCCGACACGGTCATCAAGGTCGAGGATACCGAGCATACACCGGACTCGGTGAAGGTCTTCAAGCCCGAAGTGCGCGGAGCCAACATCCGTCCACAGGGCGAGGACGTCAAGAAAGGCGACTGCATCATCGCCAAGGGCACGCAAATCCGGCCCGCCGAAGCGGGCATGCTCGCGATCCTCGCCAAGTCTTTCGTGCTCGTGTGTCAGCGGCCGCGCGTGGCGATTCTCTCCACGGGCGATGAGCTGGCCGATCTCGACGAGCGGTTCAGCGAGGACAAGATCATCAACTCGAACAGCTACGGCATCGCGGCGGCGGTGCAGGAGGCCGGCGGCATTCCGATCCTGCTCGGCATCGCGAAGGATCAGCCGGCGGCCTTGAAAGAGAAGATTTCGCACGGGCTGAACGCCGAAATCCTGGTGCTGTCCGGCGGCGTGTCGATGGGCGACTACGATTTCACCAAGGCCGTGTTCAAAGACCTGGGCGCGGAGATGAATTTCTGGAAGCTGGCGATCCGGCCCGGCCAGCCGCTGGCCTTCGGGAAAATCCAGGGCAAACTGGCCTTCGGCCTGCCGGGCAATCCGGTCTCGTCGATGGTGACCTTCGAACAGCTAGTGCGGCCCGCGATATTGAAAATGGGCGGCCACCGCAGCTACGGCCGGCCGGTCGTGCAGGCCGTCTTTCAGGAAAAGTTCTCCAAGAAACCGGACCGGCGCCATTTTCTGCGCGGCATCCTGACCCGTGAAGACGGCGTCTTCAAGGTGCGGACGACCGGCGACCAAGGTTCCGGCATCCTCACCTCGATGGTGAAAGCGAATTGCTTGATCGATGTGCCGGTGGAAGTCGAGCGGCTCAATCCCGGCGACACCGTCTCGGTGCAACTCTTGAGCGGCCAGATGTGGCTGCGGGAAGGCGAGACGCCGGCGGCGGCCGGCGGCCGGCAGTCATGTTGCTGA